A genomic window from Lycium barbarum isolate Lr01 chromosome 4, ASM1917538v2, whole genome shotgun sequence includes:
- the LOC132634936 gene encoding uncharacterized protein LOC132634936 isoform X2: MLGQLLSSISLSFLQYYTNVETGKKFYSKKEVTRYMNTKDTCHDVTQAVNNQDKSCSENNVSQMNNQDKSCSENNVSQMNNQDKSCSENNVSQIVEGTKDSHEWLPPGWTVELKPRKSGTHAGTTYKVYVDPSTGNKFYSKPEVTRYLKSIKQNNIAGEGQIHGNGEVSSSNQKASEDSENMRVQSRVSKRRKSDIDQPTHGIEEGSFSKQQASQESEEVGEESCISKRKKSGIKRPSTKISPSHGAGDDFPLNEKTSLGSKENGAHSPLSKRKKPGSDSPSAKSVSSAAVKCDSVDELPPGWKKEVITRQNGRGTRKDAIYIDPVHGHKFRSKKEVFRYLQNGDASRSARRPAKGNEASPKKDNSPTTDDASLKKSGCFVTGRPLFPTDDDESKGAKSFGTCSPAQQVESSKKQLDCSVSDPNTIITSILAELNENHSVENLIEDAEIETVSVDVKQPPAVSTQSDLPEKQVPEIEQEKQSDKAATQQSSKSRNRESLNLGRRASKRLAGQNPEAAANLDLDEHALPAVVDKSASPSLSLNVCGQELLQHSDPPTGTGKSDQASLSGKASLDDLPPGWKKEFKITKKASGIRKDPLYIDPVHGYAFYSKKDVFRYLETGDIKSCAIRPVKRDLHATTKESSPATPNTNSKKLECSDTKGQSFGAKESKGRKRSVTCSPEVQAESSKKQSESGVSNANTIITSSAADINAKHSNENVIETAEKSLDTKPEIRDSSADTKVIAAESVAVSAVPTPLSDLPPEKQLPENVHEKHSNKDELEQSRRSKTKKPLTPGRRISKRLVGHSPEPVADLDLGERAFRAVVKKSASSGLPLNVSGQELPQQTDLATGSSDQPPASNKASSRDDPLEVVKGLSEGQAFKEQRVANELTSEKQDDEKILQDSQPAGISHESGKVHLEHQLVKERPTGELAKEEKDSQKRLFNDSQPAELESESRVLPAEDRSVSERSTKKRTGYSDQASLSRKASGDELSPGLEKEILNLNKDPTVGPGNSDHASLSRQASGDELPPGSGKEILSQKKDLTLATSNSDQAYLSREGSLDETPPGRGKEILRQNEYPIVGTGNSDHASLSRKFSLDEIPPGWENVIPAQNKDSIVGTGNSNQASLSRKFSLDEIPPGWENEIFAYNKDPTIGTGNSNQASLRIEASADELPPGWEKEMLTQNKDPTVGTGNSGSLDDIPPGWEKEILARNKNPSVETCNSDRSLLRREASVDELPPGWKTEFRMRNTTRGIKKDPFYTDPVHGYVFRSKKDVMRYLQTGDIRSCAMRPTKRDPDSTMKDDSPSTHDTGSKKLGCSLTGIQLSATEESKGRKCSVTCSLELQAESSNEHPESSVFNPNNSTSSIVADITEIRDSKAIAAESVDVRRSLAVSSQSNSPPEQQLPEYEKEKHSNKGVPAGSRKFRNSKSSTPVRRVSKKLSRHNPEMVADLDLGERSLRAVVNNSASSVLPLNVSGRELPQQTDLATGVSDQPSLSKNASSRDDPVEVVKCLSEGQTFKVANGLTSQKQNDVRILQDSQLAGISHESGMVHLEHQVVKEEQDSRKRLLNNSQPAELASISRVFPVEDLSVSERSAIEQVSEKRDYENKQWQYSQLAEPSWRSVVDLNVENKQWQDSQLLAEPSWRSNVDLNVENKQWQDSQLLAEPSWRSTVDLNVENQQWQDTQLAEPSHRIVDLNVENQQWQDPQLAEPSQRRVDLNVENQPVREKQTGGQLVTENQDEQNRRLHAQLASYPFADYWSDPCMEFAFKTLTGALPVEDTLPFQGSAHHEYNTNFTQVDDGCFELPLFNTSSFYMNDVPNNCAPLEQHVVKEQPPINQTFFAPPINQTFLPAGNNSIPGCSSVVSQNADFDTQAKDYNNKQQHTQYHPTSGVWGTQAKDYHSKFKSQR; this comes from the exons ATGCTGGGCCAGCTCCTTAGCTCAATTTCCCTGTCATTTCTTCAA TACTATACAAATGTGGAGACTGGGAAAAAGTTTTATTCCAAGAAGGAAGTCACTCGGTACATGAACACAAAAGATACTTGCCATGATGTGACTCAAGCAGTGAATAATCAAGATAAGAGCTGCTCCGAGAACAATGTTAGTCAAATGAATAATCAAGATAAGAGCTGCTCCGAGAATAATGTTAGTCAAATGAATAATCAAGATAAGAGCTGCTCTGAGAACAATGTTAGTCAG ATTGTTGAGGGAACAAAGGATTCTCATGAATGGTTACCTCCAGGGTGGACAGTTGAGTTGAAGCCTCGTAAATCTGGCACACATGCTGGTACGACTTACAAG GTTTACGTTGATCCATCAACTGGAAACAAATTCTATTCGAAGCCTGAAGTAACTAGATATCTCAAAAGTATAAAGCAGAACAACATAGCGGGAGAAGGACAGATA CATGGAAATGGTGAGGTATCCTCTTCAAATCAGAAAGCATCTGAGGATTCTGAAAATATGAGGGTCCAGAGTCGTGTATCCAAAAGGAGGAAATCTGACATTGACCAGCCCACG CATGGCATCGAGGAGGGGTCATTTTCGAAGCAGCAAGCATCTCAGGAATCTGAAGAAGTTGGGGAAGAGAGTTGTATATCCAAAAGGAAGAAATCTGGCATTAAGAGGCCCTCTACAAAGATTTCTCCCTCT CATGGTGCTGGAGATGACTTCCCTTTAAATGAGAAAACATCTCTAGGTTCCAAAGAGAATGGGGCCCATAGTCCCCTATCCAAAAGGAAGAAACCTGGCAGTGACAGTCCATCTGCAAAGAGTGTTTCCTCT GCTGCAGTTAAGTGCGATTCAGTGGATGAATTACCCCCTGGCTGGAAAAAAGAAGTCATAACTCGACAAAATGGTCGTGGGACAAGGAAAGACGCG ATTTACATTGATCCAGTGCATGGACATAAATTTCGCTCCAAAAAGGAAGTTTTCCGCTATCTACAAAATGGAGACGCTAGTAGGTCTGCTAGAAGACCTGCGAAAGGGAATGAAGCTTCACCAAAGAAGGATAATTCT CCCACAACAGATGATGCCAGCTTGAAGAAATCAGGGTGCTTTGTGACAGGAAGACCGCTTTTTCCCACTGATGATGATGAGTCGAAAG GGGCAAAAAGTTTTGGTACTTGCTCACCTGCACAGCAAGTTGAGAGTTCCAAGAAACAGCTTGACTGCAGTGTGTCTGATCCTAACACCATCATCACATCCATTTTAGCTGAGCTAAATGAGAACCATTCCGTTGAAAATTTAATTGAAGATGCTGAAATAGAAACTGTAAGTGTTGATGTTAAACAGCCACCAGCAGTTTCCACTCAGTCAGATCTCCCTGAGAAGCAAGTACCAGAAATTGAGCAGGAAAAGCAAAGTGATAAAGCAGCGACGCAGCAGTCAAGCAAATCTAGAAATAGAGAGTCACTTAACCTTGGTCGTAGGGCGTCCAAAAGACTCGCAGGTCAAAATCCAGAAGCAGCTGCGAATTTGGATCTGGATGAACATGCTCTTCCAGCTGTAGTTGACAAATCTGCCTCTCCGAGCCTCTCCCTGAATGTCTGTGGTCAGGAATTGCTTCAACACTCTGATCCTCCAACGGGAACTGGCAAGTCTGATCAGGCTTCTTTGAGCGGAAAAGCTTCATTGGACGACTTACCCCCAGGCTGGAAAAAAGAATTCAAAATTACAAAAAAAGCTAGTGGGATAAGAAAAGACCcg TTATACATTGATCCAGTGCATGGATATGCATTTTACTCCAAGAAGGATGTTTTTCGCTATCTAGAAACTGGAGACATCAAGAGCTGTGCTATAAGACCTGTCAAAAGAGATCTACATGCTACAACGAAGGAGAGTTCT CCCGCAACACCTAACACCAATTCGAAGAAATTAGAGTGCTCCGACACCAAAGGGCAATCTTTTGGTGCTAAGGAATCCAAAG GTCGAAAACGTTCAGTTACTTGTTCACCGGAAGTACAAGCCGAGAGTTCCAAGAAACAGTCTGAAAGCGGTGTGTCCAATGCGAACACTATTATCACATCATCTGCAGCTGATATAAATGCCAAGCATTCAAATGAGAATGTAATTGAGACTGCTGAAAAGAGTCTAGACACAAAGCCAGAAATAAGAGACTCAAGTGCAGACACAAAAGTCATAGCTGCTGAAAGTGTCGCTGTTTCAGCTGTCCCAACGCCTCTGTCAGATCTACCCCCAGAGAAGCAATTACCAGAAAATGTGCACGAAAAACATAGTAATAAAGACGAACTGGAGCAATCAAGAAGATCCAAAACTAAGAAGCCACTTACACCTGGTCGTCGGATCTCAAAAAGACTTGTGGGCCACAGCCCAGAACCGGTGGCTGATTTGGATCTAGGTGAACGTGCTTTTCGAGCTGTGGTTAAGAAATCTGCCTCTTCGGGCCTTCCCCTGAATGTCTCTGGTCAGGAATTGCCCCAGCAAACTGATCTAGCGACTGGCAGTTCTGATCAGCCGCCTGCAAGCAATAAAGCTTCATCACGCGATGATCCATTGGAAGTTGTGAAGGGTCTCTCAGAGGGCCAAGCTTTTAAAGAGCAAAGAGTTGCAAACGAGTTGACAAGTGAGAAGCAAGATGATGAGAAAATATTGCAAGATTCTCAGCCAGCTGGAATATCACATGAAAGCGGAAAGGTTCACTTGGAGCACCAGTTGGTTAAAGAAAGGCCTACAGGTGAGCTGGCGAAAGAAGAAAAAGACAGTCAGAAGAGATTATTTAACGATTCGCAACCAGCTGAATTAGAATCAGAAAGTAGGGTACTCCCCGCGGAGGACCGGTCTGTTTCAGAAAGGTCTACCAAGAAACGAACTGGCTATTCTGATCAGGCTTCTCTGAGCAGAAAAGCGTCAGGGGATGAATTATCACCAGGCTTGGAAAAGGAAATACTTAACCTGAACAAAGATCCGACAGTAGGACCTGGCAATTCTGATCATGCTTCTCTGAGCAGACAAGCTTCTGGGGATGAATTACCACCAGGCTCGGGAAAGGAAATACTTAGCCAGAAGAAAGATCTGACATTAGCAACTAGCAATTCTGATCAGGCTTATTTGAGCAGAGAAGGTTCACTGGATGAAACACCACCAGGCCGGGGAAAGGAAATACTTCGACAGAACGAATATCCTATAGTAGGAACTGGCAATTCTGATCATGCTTCTCTGAGCAGAAAATTTTCACTGGATGAAATACCCCCAGGCTGGGAGAATGTAATACCTGCCCAGAACAAAGATTCTATAGTAGGAACTGGCAATTCTAATCAGGCTTCTCTGAGCAGAAAATTTTCACTGGATGAAATACCCCCAGGTTGGGAGAATGAAATATTTGCCTACAACAAAGATCCTACAATAGGAACTGGCAATTCTAATCAGGCTTCTCTGAGAATAGAAGCTTCAGCAGATGAATTACCACCAGGGTGGGAAAAGGAAATGCTTACCCAGAACAAAGATCCGACAGTAGGAACTGGCAACTCTGGGTCACTGGATGATATACCTCCAGGCTGGGAAAAGGAAATACTTGCCAGGAACAAAAATCCATCAGTAGAAACTTGCAATTCTGATCGGTCTTTACTGAGGAGAGAAGCTTCAGTGGATGAATTACCACCAGGCTGGAAAACGGAATTCAGAATGAGAAATACCACTCGTGGGATAAAAAAGGACCCG TTTTACACGGATCCAGTGCATGGATATGTATTTCGCTCCAAAAAGGATGTTATGCGCTATCTGCAAACTGGAGACATCAGAAGTTGTGCTATGAGACCTACCAAAAGGGATCCGGATTCAACAATGAAGGATGATTCT CCCTCAACACATGACACCGGTTCGAAGAAATTAGGATGCTCTTTGACCGGAATACAACTTTCTGCCACCGAGGAATCAAAAG GTAGGAAGTGTTCTGTGACTTGTTCGCTGGAACTACAAGCTGAGAGTTCCAATGAACATCCTGAAAGCAGTGTGTTCAACCCCAATAACAGTACTTCATCTATTGTAGCTGATATAACAGAAATAAGAGACTCAAAAGCTATAGCTGCGGAAAGTGTTGATGTTAGAAGGTCATTAGCTGTTTCCTCCCAGTCGAACTCCCCTCCAGAGCAGCAATTACCAGAATATGAGAAGGAAAAGCATAGTAATAAAGGAGTGCCAGCTGGGTCAAGAAAATTTAGAAATAGTAAGTCATCTACTCCAGTTCGTCGGGTCTCAAAGAAACTTTCACGCCACAATCCAGAAATGGTGGCTGATTTAGATCTAGGTGAACGTTCTCTTCGAGCTGTGGTTAATAATTCGGCCTCTTCAGTCCTTCCCCTGAATGTCTCTGGTCGGGAATTGCCCCAGCAAACTGATCTAGCAACTGGCGTTTCTGATCAGCCCTCTCTAAGTAAAAATGCTTCATCACGAGATGACCCAGTGGAAGTTGTCAAGTGTCTCTCAGAAGGCCAAACTTTTAAAGTTGCCAACGGATTGACAAGTCAGAAGCAAAATGATGTGAGAATATTGCAAGATTCTCAGCTAGCTGGAATATCACATGAAAGTGGAATGGTTCACTTGGAGCACCAGGTTGTTAAAGAAGAACAAGACAGTCGGAAGAGATTATTGAACAATTCTCAACCAGCTGAATTAGCATCGATAAGTAGGGTATTCCCTGTGGAGGACCTGTCTGTTTCTGAAAGGTCTGCCATAGAGCAGGTAAGTGAGAAACGAGATTATGAGAACAAGCAATGGCAATATTCACAACTAGCTGAACCATCATGGAGAAGTGTGGTGGATCTTAATGTGGAGAACAAGCAATGGCAAGATTCACAGCTACTAGCTGAACCATCGTGGAGAAGTAATGTGGATCTTAATGTGGAGAACAAGCAATGGCAAGATTCACAACTACTTGCTGAACCATCATGGAGAAGTACTGTGGATCTTAATGTGGAGAACCAGCAATGGCAAGATACACAACTAGCTGAACCATCACACCGAATTGTGGATCTTAATGTGGAAAACCAACAATGGCAAGATCCACAACTAGCTGAACCATCACAAAGAAGAGTGGATCTTAATGTGGAAAACCAGCCTGTTAGAGAAAAGCAAACAGGTGGGCAGCTGGTAACTGAGAATCAAGATGAACAGAACAGAAGATTGCACGCCCAACTAGCTTCTTATCCATTTGCGGACTATTGGTCAGACCCATGCATGGAGTTTGCATTCAAGACCCTTACAGGTGCATTGCCAGTTGAAGATACCTTGCCCTTTCAGGGATCTGCCCATCATGAATACAATACTAACTTCACTCAGGTTGATGATGGGTGCTTTGAACTGCCATTATTCAACACGTCCAGCTTTTACATGAATGATGTTCCAAACAATTGTGCTCCACTGGAGCAGCACGTCGTCAAGGAGCAGCCGCCAATAAATCAGACCTTTTTTGCTCCGCCAATAAATCAGACCTTTTTGCCCGCTGGAAATAATAGCATACCAGGTTGCAGTAGTGTTGTTTCTCAAAATGCAGATTTTGACACCCAGGCTAAGGACTACAACAACAAACAACAGCATACCCAGTAtcatcccacaagtggggtttgggggACCCAGGCTAAGGACTATCATTCTAAATTTAAATCTCAAAGGTGA